The Geothrix sp. genome has a window encoding:
- the radC gene encoding DNA repair protein RadC, which yields MRILDLSPDQRPRERLLAGHGEGLSDADLLALLWGTGRQGQSAVELAQAVLGRTGGLAGLLTLGLSDWLIQPGLGPAKTGQLWAALELARRGSRSAERLRITSPRAAGTYLLPRCRGWTEERFGLLALNAKGDLLAERILSQGTATATLISPREFFREALRYGATTALAFHNHPSGDPTPSREDTQLTRRLLAAGESLGVPLADHLILGHDRYHSFRAAEGWDQRG from the coding sequence ATGCGAATCCTCGATCTATCCCCTGACCAGCGTCCTCGGGAACGCCTGCTGGCGGGCCATGGCGAAGGGCTGTCCGATGCCGACCTCCTGGCCCTGCTCTGGGGTACGGGCCGGCAGGGGCAGAGCGCCGTGGAACTGGCACAGGCGGTGCTCGGCCGCACGGGCGGCCTGGCTGGGTTGCTGACCCTGGGCCTCAGCGACTGGCTGATCCAACCGGGCCTCGGCCCCGCCAAAACCGGGCAGCTCTGGGCCGCCCTGGAGCTCGCCCGCCGAGGTTCCCGCAGCGCCGAGCGCCTGCGCATCACCAGCCCCCGGGCCGCGGGCACCTACCTGCTGCCCCGCTGCCGCGGCTGGACGGAAGAGCGCTTCGGCCTGCTCGCGCTGAACGCCAAGGGCGACCTGCTGGCGGAACGCATCCTCAGCCAGGGCACTGCCACAGCCACCCTCATCAGCCCACGGGAATTCTTCCGCGAAGCGCTGCGCTACGGCGCCACCACCGCCCTGGCCTTCCACAACCACCCCAGCGGCGACCCCACCCCGAGCCGCGAAGACACCCAGCTCACCCGCCGCCTCCTCGCCGCCGGCGAATCCCTGGGCGTACCCCTCGCCGACCACCTCATCCTCGGCCACGACCGCTACCACAGCTTCCGGGCGGCGGAGGGGTGGGACCAGCGAGGCTGA
- a CDS encoding cytochrome c3 family protein: protein MVPIRSLLVGFALGACVLSAAGPTPIGAAACKMCHKVQFESWNASKHAKLNPVLDCEGCHGPGSEYKAVKVMKDPAAAKKAGLIMPDKAQCTTCHGKKKVSVLTDAMFAKVHAHKKK from the coding sequence ATGGTTCCGATCCGTTCTCTGCTGGTGGGCTTCGCGCTGGGCGCCTGTGTGCTCTCGGCTGCAGGCCCGACTCCCATTGGGGCCGCTGCCTGCAAGATGTGCCACAAGGTCCAGTTCGAATCCTGGAACGCCTCCAAGCACGCCAAGCTCAACCCCGTGCTGGATTGCGAGGGCTGCCATGGCCCGGGCAGCGAGTACAAGGCCGTGAAGGTGATGAAGGACCCCGCCGCCGCCAAGAAGGCGGGCCTGATCATGCCGGACAAGGCGCAATGCACCACCTGCCACGGCAAGAAGAAGGTGTCGGTCTTGACCGATGCGATGTTCGCGAAGGTGCACGCGCACAAGAAGAAGTAG
- a CDS encoding DUF4382 domain-containing protein gives MRLRPILVALVSLGLTLACGGGGGGGNRTSPSGTLTLRLGADSFPGFSQAIVSLEKVEASVDGGTWVPLGDIKATFDLLALQGGGSTLVLPAKSVTAATYAQFRLTWATVNYQSVSHVAAYLISSGGIEQSLAMPAATVVSGPVTVPANGNVTAQIMLNGQQMVQSHAGSASTYTFQATGRAFDMGATARITGHLSAGSTPLTGVEVFAETVDGSGLATLQRRAFTDAAGNYALEALPAGGLWFLVAQPVGSLSAYPAAATSVNATAATSYAADLSFSTPQTPGSLTLTVTPASTATQGTWGELRQTLATGLGGSQVLIVRSQTVATGVAQDQAGFLGLAPGAYGVTAQRSTSGGAPVMKTSATQLLVSAGGTASTVLTYP, from the coding sequence ATGCGCCTACGCCCCATCCTGGTCGCCCTCGTTTCCCTGGGACTGACGCTGGCCTGCGGCGGTGGCGGCGGCGGCGGCAACCGGACCTCCCCCAGCGGCACCCTGACCCTCCGCCTCGGTGCCGACAGTTTCCCCGGCTTCAGTCAGGCCATCGTGAGCCTTGAAAAGGTGGAGGCCTCCGTCGACGGCGGCACCTGGGTCCCCCTCGGCGACATCAAGGCCACCTTCGACCTCCTGGCCCTGCAGGGCGGAGGCAGCACCCTGGTCCTGCCGGCCAAGTCCGTGACGGCCGCCACCTACGCGCAGTTCCGGCTCACCTGGGCCACCGTCAACTATCAGTCCGTCTCCCATGTGGCGGCATACCTCATCTCGAGTGGCGGAATCGAGCAATCCCTCGCCATGCCCGCCGCCACGGTGGTGAGCGGCCCCGTGACCGTGCCCGCCAACGGGAATGTCACGGCCCAGATCATGCTGAACGGGCAGCAGATGGTGCAATCCCACGCCGGCAGTGCCTCTACCTATACCTTCCAGGCCACGGGCCGCGCTTTCGACATGGGCGCCACGGCCCGCATCACGGGGCACCTCAGTGCCGGGTCTACCCCGCTGACCGGCGTGGAGGTGTTCGCGGAGACGGTGGATGGCAGTGGCCTGGCCACGCTCCAGCGCCGGGCCTTCACGGACGCCGCCGGCAACTACGCCCTCGAGGCCCTGCCCGCCGGCGGCCTCTGGTTCCTCGTGGCCCAGCCTGTGGGCTCCCTCAGCGCCTACCCCGCCGCTGCGACTTCCGTGAACGCGACGGCCGCCACCAGCTACGCCGCGGACCTCTCCTTCAGCACTCCTCAGACCCCCGGCTCCCTCACCCTCACGGTCACGCCCGCCTCCACCGCCACCCAGGGCACCTGGGGCGAGCTGCGGCAGACGCTTGCGACGGGCCTGGGGGGTTCCCAGGTCCTCATCGTCCGCTCCCAGACCGTGGCCACGGGCGTGGCCCAGGACCAGGCCGGGTTCCTCGGCCTCGCCCCAGGCGCCTACGGCGTCACGGCCCAGCGCAGCACCTCGGGGGGCGCGCCGGTCATGAAGACCAGCGCCACCCAGTTGCTGGTGAGCGCCGGCGGCACCGCAAGCACCGTACTCACCTACCCCTGA
- a CDS encoding branched-chain amino acid aminotransferase, which translates to MSTPTLEIRPSDHAASPEQRAKLMTNLRFGQVFSDHMVVIPYKEGQGWGKGVLKAYGPIEMSPASSVLHYGQAIFEGFKAYKQKDGSIASFRPEANAQRFNKSAARLAMPELPEARFLEAAKALITQDQAWVPGAVGESLYMRPLMIGTEAALGVHASNEYLFLLMACPSGAYFPAGVKPVTVWISDEYVRAAPGGTGFAKCAGNYAASLVAQSQAKDQGCDQVVWLDAIHREYIEEMGGMNIFFVYQEKGETVVVTPELTGTLLPGITRDSLLQLAREQGFRAEERKISVAEWKAAVAEGRMTEAFACGTAAVITPVGQVKSRQGEWTIHNGETGPVAAKLREALLNLQHGLAPDPHGWMKKIVG; encoded by the coding sequence ATGTCCACTCCCACCCTCGAGATCCGCCCCTCGGATCATGCCGCCAGTCCCGAGCAGCGCGCCAAGCTCATGACCAACCTCCGCTTCGGGCAGGTGTTCTCCGACCACATGGTGGTGATCCCCTACAAGGAAGGCCAGGGCTGGGGCAAGGGCGTGCTGAAGGCCTACGGCCCCATCGAGATGTCTCCGGCGTCTTCCGTGCTGCACTACGGCCAGGCCATTTTCGAGGGCTTCAAGGCCTACAAGCAGAAGGACGGTAGCATCGCCTCCTTCCGGCCCGAGGCCAATGCCCAGCGCTTCAACAAGTCCGCCGCCCGCCTGGCCATGCCCGAACTGCCGGAGGCCCGCTTCCTGGAGGCCGCCAAGGCCCTGATCACGCAGGACCAGGCCTGGGTGCCCGGCGCCGTGGGCGAGAGCCTCTACATGCGCCCCCTCATGATCGGCACCGAGGCCGCGCTGGGCGTCCACGCCAGCAACGAGTACCTCTTCCTTCTGATGGCCTGCCCCAGCGGCGCCTACTTCCCCGCCGGCGTGAAGCCGGTGACGGTCTGGATCTCCGATGAATATGTCCGCGCCGCGCCCGGTGGCACTGGCTTCGCCAAGTGCGCCGGCAACTACGCGGCCAGCCTCGTGGCCCAGAGCCAGGCCAAGGATCAGGGCTGCGACCAGGTGGTGTGGCTCGACGCCATCCACCGCGAGTACATCGAGGAGATGGGCGGCATGAACATCTTCTTCGTCTACCAGGAGAAGGGCGAGACGGTCGTGGTCACGCCCGAGCTCACCGGCACCCTGCTGCCCGGCATCACCCGCGACAGCCTGCTGCAGCTGGCCCGCGAGCAGGGCTTCCGCGCAGAGGAGCGCAAGATCAGCGTGGCCGAGTGGAAGGCCGCCGTGGCTGAAGGCCGCATGACCGAAGCCTTTGCCTGCGGCACTGCTGCCGTCATCACGCCCGTGGGCCAGGTGAAGTCCCGGCAGGGCGAGTGGACCATCCACAACGGCGAGACCGGCCCCGTGGCCGCCAAGCTCCGCGAAGCCCTCCTCAACCTCCAGCACGGCCTCGCGCCCGACCCCCACGGCTGGATGAAGAAGATCGTCGGCTAG
- a CDS encoding PLP-dependent aminotransferase family protein, whose product MVLDPTLDPGASSPLYLQLQRRLRGLIQQGEWRPGTRLPAVPELAQRWGVHRLTVLKALAGLKRTGWIQTVQGRGSFVAPRLPEAPGLRSTSEFPFEGSPLLVHDGELGSWLGETLERVQDRHLVSFSAGFIPSDLLPGEQLRRITAQVLKDLGSEAWVYSAPAGYAPYLDAVGRWLASEGEPIDEGWGIRAIPGAQSGLALALESFTVPGDRVLVESPCYVGILALIRALGREAVPVPVDRQGLDPERLASALQRSEAKLLFTVPSFHNPTGMTQSKARRERVLALTRAHGVILVTDSAYGDLRFSGNSLPPFRRLEGADHVIHLGSFSKSLAAGLRLGYLIARDDLLRRMAPIQEVQTIAQPPLMQAVVARFLDTGGFRRHLARVRRALKERRDAMVEALAEHFPGGTQVSEPKGGMHLWVVMPEGYSALDLHRDALQHGIGFAPGPLFFADGRGTNCLRLNFSTHDPATTRDAIARLGQLIHRA is encoded by the coding sequence CTTGTATCTGCAGCTGCAGCGGCGGCTTCGTGGCCTCATCCAGCAGGGCGAGTGGCGGCCCGGCACACGGCTGCCCGCCGTCCCCGAGCTGGCCCAGCGCTGGGGGGTCCATCGCCTGACGGTCCTGAAGGCCCTGGCGGGGCTCAAGCGCACGGGCTGGATCCAGACCGTGCAGGGGCGGGGCAGCTTCGTGGCGCCGCGTCTGCCGGAAGCCCCGGGCCTGCGCTCCACCAGCGAATTCCCCTTTGAGGGCTCTCCGCTGCTGGTCCACGACGGGGAGCTGGGCTCTTGGTTGGGCGAGACCCTGGAGCGGGTCCAGGACCGGCATCTGGTGAGCTTTTCCGCGGGCTTCATCCCCTCGGACTTGCTGCCTGGCGAACAGCTCCGGCGCATCACGGCCCAGGTGCTGAAGGACCTCGGCTCCGAGGCCTGGGTCTACTCCGCCCCCGCGGGCTACGCGCCCTACCTGGACGCCGTGGGCCGCTGGCTGGCCTCGGAGGGCGAGCCCATCGACGAAGGCTGGGGCATCCGCGCCATCCCCGGGGCGCAGTCCGGCCTGGCCCTGGCCCTGGAATCCTTCACGGTGCCCGGCGACCGCGTGCTGGTGGAAAGCCCCTGCTATGTGGGCATCCTGGCCCTCATCCGCGCCCTGGGCCGCGAGGCTGTGCCCGTACCCGTGGACCGTCAGGGCCTGGATCCGGAGCGCCTGGCCTCGGCCCTCCAGCGCAGCGAGGCCAAGCTGCTCTTCACGGTGCCCAGCTTCCACAACCCCACGGGCATGACCCAGTCCAAGGCCCGCCGGGAGCGGGTGCTGGCGCTGACGCGGGCCCACGGCGTGATTCTCGTGACGGATTCGGCGTATGGCGATCTGCGCTTCTCCGGAAACTCCCTGCCGCCCTTCCGGCGGCTCGAAGGCGCCGACCATGTCATCCACCTGGGGAGCTTCTCCAAATCGCTGGCGGCCGGCCTGCGCCTGGGCTACCTCATCGCCAGGGACGACCTGCTCCGACGCATGGCCCCCATCCAGGAAGTTCAGACCATCGCCCAGCCGCCGCTCATGCAGGCGGTGGTGGCCCGCTTCCTCGACACGGGTGGCTTCCGCCGCCATCTGGCCCGCGTGCGCCGCGCCCTCAAGGAGCGCCGCGACGCCATGGTCGAGGCCCTGGCCGAGCATTTCCCCGGGGGCACCCAGGTCTCCGAGCCGAAAGGCGGCATGCACCTGTGGGTGGTGATGCCCGAAGGCTACTCGGCCCTCGATCTGCACCGCGATGCCCTGCAGCACGGCATCGGGTTCGCGCCGGGCCCCCTCTTCTTCGCCGACGGCCGGGGCACCAACTGTCTCCGCCTGAACTTCTCCACGCACGACCCCGCGACCACCCGGGACGCCATCGCGCGCCTGGGTCAACTGATCCACCGGGCCTGA